The Deltaproteobacteria bacterium genome contains a region encoding:
- a CDS encoding DUF697 domain-containing protein, translated as MEEKPSGTGAPQSEETTRVQPSQHEIDAIIRNRVHSSLAIALVPIPLFDMAALAALQVEMIYKLAKAHDIPFKAEWGKKVSAALVGGILPSLITPKLSDLARYIPIVGPGLSLATLPLTNGAATYAVGRAFAKHFATGEDLCNLDMKKLGTEIKAGFEESKKTVGGWFKKSEPATEAPAV; from the coding sequence ATGGAAGAAAAACCTTCGGGAACAGGCGCGCCGCAGTCCGAGGAGACCACGCGGGTCCAGCCCAGCCAACACGAAATAGACGCCATCATCCGCAACAGGGTGCATAGTTCCTTGGCGATCGCGTTGGTTCCCATCCCTCTTTTCGACATGGCAGCGCTTGCGGCCTTGCAAGTGGAAATGATCTACAAATTAGCCAAAGCTCACGACATCCCCTTCAAGGCGGAATGGGGCAAGAAGGTCTCGGCCGCCCTGGTCGGCGGAATTCTGCCCAGCTTGATCACGCCGAAACTTTCCGACCTGGCCCGCTACATTCCCATCGTAGGGCCGGGGTTGAGCCTAGCCACCCTGCCCCTGACCAACGGCGCGGCGACCTACGCGGTGGGCAGGGCTTTCGCCAAGCACTTCGCCACCGGCGAAGACCTTTGCAACCTGGACATGAAAAAGCTCGGCACCGAAATCAAGGCCGGCTTTGAAGAAAGCAAGAAAACTGTCGGCGGTTGGTTCAAAAAAAGCGAACCAGCCACGGAAGCTCCGGCGGTTTAA